A genomic stretch from Pomacea canaliculata isolate SZHN2017 linkage group LG2, ASM307304v1, whole genome shotgun sequence includes:
- the LOC112556289 gene encoding E3 ubiquitin-protein ligase mind-bomb-like, translated as MTSLVGSRVLRGPNWEGREADGGEGYLGTVVRLLGEGEVVVLWDTGHETTCKAGRDGEFALRVFDSAPAGVCHHHVVCSTCGASRVWGALWRCKSCNGCDLCTDCYSDDKHNIGHEFIRIDYPGDSGHSLPRRKMSVRARVIGIFPGAKVKRGRDWCLGEEDGGPGCEGEVEGFETSADDYQRNRVRVRWPSGTVTSCRLGVKGHVDVTCVEEEVGPFYYRDHLRLLDVTRLPDSNTQFNVDSTSSQEAGPPPSDTQPIEDLASSQQVASAASDTQFTEGLSDSEKTKPETNNEVLVGMTDSGGSDSGSEKRPTDKESNKQRQKDHEVTERKEEKQEKKEEAPKEEKSMQQVGNEAREFVDLSFASGDQVAIQVRETELKQLQRGFGGCTRGMIKCIGQTGVIQEFAVEGSIPVVSFGSDTNIAYRFNPTTLLKVSEFHVGDTVRIKPDVELLKLLNSKVGWRPQMNAAVGKVGKVQQIDKDKNLYVTFGSSLFLFAPAACVHAPCAPLEVISVGSESQHVDDGSVSESRRLFMKLRESLLSERTVAMAMETLGRWRDCWARSSMTMTSL; from the exons ATGACGTCACTAGTTGGCAGCCGCGTGCTCCGAGGTCCTAATTGGGAGGGCAGGGAGGCTGATGGAGGGGAGGGCTACCTTGGAACTGTTGTCAGACTTCTTGGCGAGGGCGAGGTAGTCGTGCTGTGGGACACTGGACACGAAACCACGTGCAAAGCAGGACGAGATGGGGAGTTTGCTTTGAGGGTTTTTGACTCGGCGCCAGCAG GTGTTTGTCACCATCACGTGGTGTGTTCTACCTGTGGAGCAAGCAGGGTGTGGGGTGCTCTCTGGCGCTGCAAATCTTGCAACGGATGTGACCTTTGCACCGACTGCTACTCAGATGACAAACACAACATCGGACACGAATTCATACGAATCGACTACCCTGGGGATAGTGG TCACTCTCTGCCAAGAAGGAAGATGAGCGTCAGGGCGCGAGTCATTGGAATTTTTCCTGGGGCAAAGGTCAAGCGGGGTCGTGACTGGTGCCTGGGAGAAGAAGATGGAGGCCCAGGTTGTGAAGGGGAAGTCGAGGGCTTCGAAACGTCAGCCGATGACTACCAAAGAAACAGAGTGCGCGTGAGGTGGCCGAGCGGGACCGTCACCAGCTGTCGTCTgggtgtcaaaggtcacgtaGATGTTACGTGCGTGGAGGAGGAAGTGGGGCCTTTCTATTACAGAGACCACTTGAGGTTACTAG ACGTGACCAGACTTCCAGACTCCAACACACAGTTCAATGTGGACTCAACAAGTTCACAGGAAGCAGGTCCTCCACCCTCTGATACACAGCCAATAGAAGACTTAGCCAGCTCCCAGCAAGTAGCATCTGCAGCCTCTGACACACAGTTCACCGAAGGTCTGTCAGACTCGGAGAAAACAAAGCCAGAGACCAACAATGAAGTACTGGTTGGGATGACAGACTCCGGAGGTAGCGACAGTGGTTCCGAGAAAAGACCGACAGATAAGGAATCAAATAAGCAGCGACAAAAAGACCATGAGGTGACGGAACGAAAAgaggagaaacaagaaaagaaagaggaagcaCCAAAAGAGGAGAAGTCGATGCAGCAAGTGGGGAATGAGGCTCGAGAGTTTGTCGATCTGTCCTTTGCGTCAGGTGATCAGGTCGCCATCCAGGTCAGAGAAACAGAGTTAAAACAACTTCAAAGAGGCTTCGGTGGATGCACAAGAGGAATGATAAAG TGTATAGGCCAAACAGGGGTGATACAGGAGTTTGCGGTGGAGGGATCCATCCCTGTCGTGTCATTTGGCTCCGACACCAACATCGCCTACCGCTTCAATCCCACAACGCTTCTGAAG GTTTCTGAGTTTCATGTCGGAGATACAGTGAGAATAAAACCTGATGTTGAGCTGCTCAAACTCTTGAACTCCAAAGTGGGCTGGAGACCACAAATGAACGCG gCAGTTGGCAAGGTTGGCAAGGTCCAACAgatagacaaagacaaaaacctTTACGTCACTTTTGGCAGCAGTCTCTTCTTGTTCGCACCCGCAGCGTGCGTCCATGCACCATGCGCACCACTAGAAGTGATCTCAGTAGGAAGTGAAAGCCAACATGTCGACGATGGTTCTG TCTCAGAATCCAGACGTCTGTTCATGAAGCTCCGCGAGTCGCTGTTGAGTGAGAGAACGGTCGCCATGGCAATGGAGACACTGGGGCGATGGCGGGACTGCTGGGCGCGATCCTCCAtgacgatgacgtcactgtga
- the LOC112557405 gene encoding cell growth regulator with RING finger domain protein 1-like: MKNTALLDACYLGHFATVEALLELGADVNAVNINGDTPLHLAVGAKIENYGQGDLADEKLTCRVQMSNMLISAGAFVDVENQDGRMPLSYGNIEVRKGVKMFIKNNQSAVKFKTGRGSVESLFSDFGEQDNLEETLRGVGLPCGLCGHPTSDVTLYPCQHKCVCSGCSVAVTCCPLCDEPVSEKIKTGSDDEVFDLEKKFNLM; this comes from the exons ATGAAGAACACAGCACTACTTGATGCCTGTTACCTCGGACACTTCGCCACAGTGGAGGCGTTGCTTGAGTTGG GTGCTGATGTTAATGCTGTTAACATCAATGGCGACACACCACTTCATTTGGCCGTTGGTGCAAAGATTGAAAATTATGGTCAG GGCGACCTCGCAGATGAAAAACTAACGTGCCGTGTGCAAATGTCCAACATGCTCATTAGCGCTGGTGCCTTTGTGGATGTCGAGAACCAGGATGGTCGCATGCCATTGTCCTACGGCAACATAGAAGTCAGGAAGGGCGTGAAGATGTTCATCAAAAACAA TCAGTCCGCTGTAAAATTCAAGACGGGACGAGGGTCCGTAGAGAGTTTGTTTTCAGACTTTGGAGAACAAGACAACCTGGAGGAAACGCTGAGAGGTGTGGGGCTGCCATGCGGGTTGTGCGGCCACCCGACATCTGACGTCACTCTCTACCCGTGTCaacacaagtgtgtgtgtagcgGGTGCAGTGTAGCAGTCACGTGCTGCCCTCTCTGTGACGAGCCTGTGtcggaaaaaataaaaacaggctCAG ACGATGAGGTGTTTGACCTAGAAAAGAAGTTCAATCTGATGTGA
- the LOC112557605 gene encoding E3 ubiquitin-protein ligase MIB2-like: MWNDQDGGQSSEGVVEGFEPEAVDSWRNLVRVRWPNGVLNSYRLGFKDLTHKEATRTAGPSHGPRPTLVLRPPGTSSLAVENTGTVMAKGDSGSNSPSTARPGADRLVVGPGDHVTIAVDEHQLKILQKNFGGCTLRMMRSIGSRGAVTSTMSGGAVCVRFGPHKALSYRFNPAALIKLQTFRENDTVRVKSSKELTRLFNREIGWTTEMNETLGKVGQVRKVDHEGNLVVEVEGQVFRYSPACCLHEPESVTSHCEETVRQEMTSMKIRSRITVRSIDLWEVDRELSADSGVESRAHAMQTLYLAIGDDDDTRVKELCQLDPYLVQCEFTETKPLILAVHEGRRRCVRALLELGADVSGCVSNHPGRNPMSAAIEGGHEDLVELLLELGANKEHWYSPGITAIHMAVHKDLPGAVMALAKHGADVNKKNVIGSTALHMAIDLRKTDIVEALLSLPEVDIEIEDGNYFNALQLACLKNIPRAVELILERNKSILNKTTKGGTTVLQIASHNNHVECVRLLVINVSG, encoded by the exons ATGTGGAATGACCAAGATGGCGGCCAGAGTTCAGAGGGTGTGGTGGAAGGTTTCGAACCTGAAGCGGTGGACTCGTGGAGGAACCTTGTTCGTGTACGTTGGCCCAATGGCGTCCTCAACAGCTACCGCCTAGGTTTCAAAG ACCTCACACACAAGGAAGCCACTAGAACAGCAGGGCCCAGCCACGGACCACGGCCGACTTTAGTTCTTCGTCCTCCTGGAACTAGTAGCTTGGCTGTAGAGAATACTGGAACTGTCATGGCGAAGGGTGACTCTGGTAGTAACAGTCCATCTACAGCTAGACCCGGAGCTGACCGACTGGTGGTAGGACCTggagatcacgtgaccattgCGGTCGACGAGCATCAGCTGAAGATTCTTCAGAAGAACTTCGGTGGCTGTACGTTGAGAATGATGAGG AGCATCGGTAGCAGAGGGGCGGTGACCAGCACAATGAGCGGAGGAGCTGTTTGTGTGAGGTTCGGACCACATAAAGCCTTGAGCTACAGGTTCAACCCTGCCGCACTGATTAAg CTACAGACCTTCAGAGAGAACGACACTGTCCGCGTGAAGTCCAGCAAAGAACTTACTCGACTGTTTAATAGAGAAATTGGCTGGACAACAGAAATGAATGAG ACGCTGGGAAAAGTGGGCCAAGTACGTAAAGTGGACCACGAAGGAAACTTGGTCGTTGAGGTCGAAGGTCAGGTGTTTCGCTATTCGCCTGCATGTTGTCTGCACGAGCCTGAGTCAGTAACATCGCATTGTGAAGAAACTGTaagacaggaaatgacgtcaatGAAAATACGATCTAGAATAACAG TGAGGAGTATAGACTTGTGGGAAGTGGACCGTGAACTATCGGCGGACAGCGGGGTGGAGAGCAGAGCTCATGCCATGCAGACACTCTACCTCGCCATTGGAGACGATGACGACACCAGAGTGAAGGAGTTATGTCAGCTGGATCCTTACCTG GTACAGTGCGAGTTCACGGAGACGAAGCCCCTTATCCTGGCCGTACACGAGGGTCGGCGACGGTGCGTCAGGGCGTTGCTGGAGCTGGGAGCAGACGTCAGCGGGTGCGTCAGCAACCACCCGGGCAGGAACCCCATGTCCGCAGCTATAGAAGG agGGCATGAAGACCTTGTGGAGCTTTTGCTGGAGCTTGGCGCCAACAAGGAGCATTGGTATTCGCCTGGGATAACCGCTATTCACATGGCCGTGCACAAGGATCTACCGGGTGCAGTCATGGCGCTAGCTAAACATGGCGCTGATGTCAATAAGAAG AATGTGATAGGAAGCACAGCCCTCCACATGGCGATAGACCTGAGAAAGACTGACATTGTAGAGGCATTGTTGTCGTTACCGGAAGTGGATATAGAAATAGAGGATGGCAACTATTTCAACGCCCTTCAGCTGGCCTGCTTGAAAAACATTCCACG GGCGGTGGAACTGATTCTAGAGCGGAACAAGAGCATCCTAAACAAGACGACGAAGGGCGGTACAACTGTACTTCAAATCGCTTCTCACAATAATCACGTGGAATGCGTGCGACTCTTGGTCATCAATGTGAGTGGCTGA
- the LOC112557980 gene encoding E3 ubiquitin-protein ligase MIB1-like, which yields MEVRDFEGARVLRGPDWDQGDSDGGEGYLGTVTQSLGNGRVRVVWDKGAETICRAGGDEKHDLRLYDTAPVGVRHKGTKCSECGEGDIWSMLWRCQQCAGYDLCTFCYSEDKHEISHSFLRVDRTGDVG from the exons ATGGAGGTCCGTGATTTCGAGGGCGCACGTGTGCTGCGGGGCCCTGACTGGGATCAAGGAGACAGCGATGGAGGAGAGGGCTACCTGGGCACCGTCACTCAGTCGCTAGGCAACGGCAGAGTGCGTGTAGTGTGGGACAAAGGAGCTGAAACCATATGCCGCGCTGGTGGAGATGAAAAGCACGATTTGAGACTGTACGATACAGCTCCCGTGG GTGTCCGACACAAAGGCACAAAGTGTTCAGAATGTGGAGAGGGTGACATCTGGAGCATGTTGTGGAGGTGCCAGCAATGTGCCGGATATGACCTTTGCACCTTCTGCTATTCCGAGGATAAACACGAGATAAGTCACAGCTTTCTTCGCGTAGACAGGACTGGTGATGTCGGGTGA